The Oncorhynchus keta strain PuntledgeMale-10-30-2019 chromosome 28, Oket_V2, whole genome shotgun sequence DNA segment ATTGGTGCCATTGGAACTTGATCGCACAGTTTATGTCTATCAGCTGCTGGGGTGTTGTGAGAGAAGGTCAAGGGAGGGGTGAAGTGTAGCGGTGGTTCCGTGAACAGAATACTTGAGCTAGAGCCTAGGCATTCGCTCagcagtgggctaacacagtcttgtggCATGCAGATGACTCCAGTTCAAACTATGTCAGAcacagtggcgtgtattcatagatgccaagggaagccaggctttcCCAAATATTTGACCAATAAAAATAATTTATCTTTTGTCTCTGTGTTATCATAATCATCTGTAAATTTGCAAGTGGCTGAATCTGATTGGCAAATAAAAAAAATCAGAATCAATCAGCATTTGCCAATCAACTGTGGGTTGTCCTGGTGCAGCAAAATGCCCCCCAAGGGAGGCCAatttggtgtgaagccaaatccaatcaaatcacatcctgaGCAAACGGCATCATGTCAGGAAAAGGTGTTGATTTCTAGTCTTCTTGTGTTGATGTCTATCAGTAGTTCGCTTAATCTAGCTAGTTTGCTTAATCTGCCCTTTTCcaagccatggatggagatggggatttaAACTTGAggtgatggagatagggatttggacttgaggttttgacttaattctctgtacaggTCAATGATTATAACGGCAATTCTGATCTAACCATAAATTCATGCCACTGGCCTGAGACgattgaagttcaatatgtagcctagTAGACTcacattaactagctagctaacatagctgGTTCATTGTTGCCCATGTGTGGAAGTTAGGGAAGCACAAATTTTAGCTAGGTAGCCTATGAAAGCATAAACTAAAAGCGTGGGTTtgaatcttgaagcatggattccgattggtcagaccagcattgaatagaccttagcacgaatacttcctgtttgagtttctgcctataggaagggaggagcaaaatggagtcgtgatcagatTTGCAGAAggaagggtgggggagggccttctAGGCATTTTGAAAAATTGAGTAGCAGTGGTCAAATGTTTTACCAGCGCGGGTACTACAGTCAATGTATTGGTAGAACTTCGATagcattttcctcaaatttgctttgttaaaatccccagctacaataaatgcctcctcgggatatgtggtttccagtttgcataaagtcccgTGTTGTTCTTTGAGGGCTGTCGTGGtatctgcttgagggggaatattgaccacagtcaatgtgttggtagAACTTCAGTAACGTTTCCtcatttgctttgttaaaatccacaGCTACAATACATGCGGGTTTCCAGTTTGAATAATGACATGTGTAGTTCTTTCAGGGccatcgtggtatcggcttgagggggaatatacacggctgtgactataaccaaagaaaattatcttgggaggtaatacagtcggcatttgattgtgaggtattctaggtcgggtaaactaaaggacttgagtttctgtatgttatatCAATCACGCCATGAgtggttaatcatgaaacatacacccccgcctttcttcttcccagagagttcTTTATAGCTGTCTGcgcaatgtactgagaacccagatggctgtatggacggggacagtatatcccgagagagccatgtttccgtgaaacagagtatgtcacaatgcctgatgtctctctggaaggagatcctcgccctgagctcgtctactttattatccagagactgaacattagcaagtaatatactcggaagcggtggatggtgtgcacgcctccacaatcggactagaagtccactccaaatacctcttctccgccggcagtgttttggagcagcctctggaataagttaaattgccctggggggtatgaacaaaggatccaattccgGAATGTGAGGTACCGCCgttctgatatccaaaagttcttTCCGGCTGCATCTAATAACACACAACattttctgggctaataatgtaagaaataacacacacaaaacaaatactgcaaagttgcttaggagctagaagcagagctgccatatcTGTCGGCACCATCTGTTCTGTTCTTAGGACACTGTTCAGAGGAGCTAACAACAACAGCTAACACAATAatttcaaactgaagctggaaagactgtaAACTACCTGCACTTAGTTTCATTTGACCTCTTTTCAGTTGACAtctctttgtatatatccataaaaatcaTGCCAGCTGATTCgtgattttgactggctgagaaatgctgtctgcctctctctcgtcccAACACCCTACCCCTACACGTTGTATGGGACAGTTGGAGATCAAATTTGAAAaatgaaacaatgttgcaaatgtccaagagacagacagcaaagtttatacaaatctctgctgttgaaaactaaatgttagtctaaaagaattgttaaataatgtctagatgctttttacagtGCAGATAAAGTTTATACCTTCCCTACCTGGACTGAggagacagtggattgtgcagtcagatggaacagagtaaataggcattttaacatcatagatttaacccggtggtaacttgtggaatagacaccggctggaattaGCTttaaaccaatcagcatccaggattagaTCCAGCCGTTGTGTAAAGAGCAAATATCacaacataggttgtaatatggcttttttactgtcttggcttccccagtgattttacacATGCACCGCTATTGGTCAGACACAGGTCACATAATTAGAATCTCTATGGCAACAGTAGCCTGggcccagatctgtttgtgctcttgtcAACTTAATTGCTCTCATAGCTAAGCCAAACATCATATTTGGCATGACAGTGAGTGGCAGGGAGATGATATAAAAATAAAAGAAatagactggcactcaggctatgGCCACAGTAGTTCATTGGGCGTCAACCTATGATGACATATCAGGCCCGCCGCCATGTCATAATGGTCGGATGAACTATCACAGGTGAGTTTGTAAGAAATACATTATTGCTATGTTGCTGTTTTCAGGAGAAGACCTCAAAGCCCCTGTGTCAGATACCCTCGCAACCAGAGAAGCAAACTCGTCCACTGAAAGGGAAGCCTCCTCAGATCATGATAGAAACAAAGCCGTCAGTGAGCAGCAGATTGCCTGCCATGACAAAGCTTCCGTTCCTACCTGGGGTCGCCTTTAAATTTTATAGAGCCAGCCTGGGTAAAAAGGTAAGCAGAACATATATTTAACAGGATTCGgtataacatttttttaaagaacatGCATACAATAGAATGGTGCAGTAGAATGGAAGAAGGATCCAGTATAATGGTGCAGTAGAATGGGAGAAGGATGCAGTAGAATGGAAGAAGGGTCCAGTAGAGTGGTGCTTTAGAATGGTTGAAGGGTCCAGTAGAATGGAAGAAGGGTCCAGTAGAATAGAAGAAGGGTCCAGTAGAATGATGCAGTAGAATAGAGGAAGGGTCCAGTAGAATGGTGCAGTAGAATAGAAGAAGGGTCCAGTAGAATGGTGCAGTAGAATGGAAGAAGGGTCCAGTATAATGGTGCAGTAGAATGGAAGAAGGATCCAGTATAATGGTGCAGTAGAATGGGAGAAGGATGCAGTAGAATGGAAGAAGGGTCCAGTAGAGTGGTGCTTTAGAATGGTTGAAGGGTCCAGTAGAATGGAAGAAGGGTCCAGTAGAATGGTGCAGTAGAATAGAAGAAGGGTCCAGTAGAATGGTGCAGTAGAATAGAAGAAGGGTCTAGTAGAGTGGTGCTTTAGAATGGATAAGGATCCAGTATAATGGTGCAGTAGAATTGAAGAAGGGTCCAGTATAATGGTGCAGTAGAATGGAAGAAGGATCCCGTATCATGGTGCAgtagaatgtttattttttatttgtttacatCGTTGTTCCTTCAGTTGTATCAGCCTACATCTGATTTCAACCTCAGTGACCCAAACTGTCACATTATGAGGCCGACTTACAACAGTTTGCATGACCCAAACCTCAATAAATACTACCATCAGAAGGAAATGCATGAGAAGTTAAAGAAGCGAAACTTCATCACTAAAGAGGACAACGTAAGTTTGAAGTTAATATGGTTGTTTCTGAACAGTGTAGTAGAAGACAATAAGCTTTACCGATAGTTAACTCCAGGAGTATTATAGCAGGAAACATTTTGATTCTCTCTCTTCCCAAGGTTGTATGCTCATTAAAGGAGTATAACACATACAAACATTACCTGGATACGGTCAAGACTGACCATCATAAAACTTACAGCAAAAAGTTGGTATGTGGGCAGTATGACTGCGTTCTTAAATGTGAACTTCTGTGAAGATCACACATGTTATTTTCACGAGAAAATGTGAAATGATCATCATTCATCACTCTAAAAACAATGTTACTCTAACATGTATTTTATTAGGTAGATAAGTGTTTAAAATGTACAAAAATTGTATTTATCCTATTTAAGAAGGAACAGATACTGAGAATGGTTCAGTTGCAAGAGGAAGGCCATATACCGAAGGATGTTACCCTGGCAGATATGATAGAGTACTTACTGAATAAAGGAGCACAGAACCTGAAGCATCTGCAGTCAACCATTGGTTCCAGGTAGGCAAGAAGTGCATGAGGTAATAAAGTAGAGTTATATAGGCCTACTCTGTGTTGGCAATGTCATGACTCATCTGTTTAATGTATTGATAGGGACAGGGGACAGAAATATGGCCTGCAAACTGCGTTGTATGACCAAGAGAGAGAGTTTAAAGAGGATTGGGTTTCTAAGGAGCGATCCAGGCTGAAACTGATTGAAAAGGATGTGAGGCACGATGTGAACAAGGCCAAGTATATGAAAGAGGCCAAAGAAAAGCGCATCAGAAAGGTACAAATGTCACACTTTCATCATACTTCACAAAACTACCCACAGTTATTTTCAAGTTTGAATAAATCATGAAAATTAAGAAATCATTTTACCTCAACTTTTGTGGATGCTAAATTGCTATTTTTGGACTCTatgttcttcacagaaaatgTGCATTATGGAACAAAAACAGGCTATTCGGTTGAGGATAATGGAAGAGGAATTGAAAAACCTCCAGGAGtttgagaggttgagagaggcCTCTATCAAACCAAATAAGCTGCTGGAAGAAATATTTGAAAAACCAGGTAAGATTTCATTTGAATTCATCACGCAGTTAAGCAATGTTTAAATGACTATGCCAAATACAACCTACAAGGAGCAGTTGAATGTGTTGTGCTGTATATCATCtcgtattttgtatttttattaaaCTATTATAGCATCTGCTCAGCTTGCTCTCAAACCTGCTCACTCCAAAATTGTAAAGAAAACAGTTTCTCTGTCAGGTAAGAACATTTCCTTACTAAAGAACCATAATTTCATTACGAAATATCTTTCAGAGTATGTTCATAGCCAGTGAATGCTAAATTTAGTCAAAtgttttaaatgtgtgtgtgtgtgttattaataGGGAAATCTAAGGAAAAGCCAGCCATGCTACAGAGGAGACCAGGCCTTGCACCACTCCAGAGGAGACCATGCCTGGATGGTCTGGCACCGCTGACGGGTTTCCAagaacctgttttgaggatcTTCAAAGCCATCGAGGGACAAAGCATCCCAGACAGAGCTCAGCTGAAATCTGTCATCCTCGACCACTTGGGCTCCAAGCTTGTCAGGAAGCAGCTGGCGGAGTCAATCAGGGATGAGGTCAAACTGACGATTCCAGGGTCTACACCAGCGGCACAAAGGGCTCTGAGTGCCAGAATCGCTTACGATGTGTTGAAGTGCGTCTCTCGAGCGGCCAATCCTAGCAATGAACCTGCCTGCAGACTCCGTGGGGGAAACACAATCAAACCCAATGCTCAAGCAGATGATCCAGAACCAGAGGAGTGGATGGCCAACGGAGAAGACATAAACGCCTATGTGACAACGTTGATCACTGACGTTCTGGAGGAAGTCCAGGAGCAGGTTATCGTAATGATCCGAGAAGACTCCCCTACCCAATTCAGAGTTGTCTCTGCAAAGGCCAGCCAAACAGCCATTGATGTGGTAAGCAATGTTTTGGAAGACATTAGACACTTATTAAATGAGGAAAACATTGAAGAGCTTGCACTAGACTGTGATGCTGAAGAAGGCACCTCAGGCATATCAAACAGTCAGCCACCTGCATTAAAAAAGGCAGACCCCGAGAACCGCCCAGATTCCTGTTCAAAACTAGAAGGTGTCGCCTGTGACCTTATTAGCACTGCATATGACAGCCTCCTATTTGAGCTGACTTTTCCTGAGCTTCAGGTTGAAAGAGATGAACAACCAAGCAACTCAAGGGCTATCAGAAGTGACATACAAATCTCTTTTGAAGAAAAAGCTCCTTCCCTGACTCTGGAAATACTTCCCTCAGAGCCAGTGAACTCATCTTTATCCAACTCTCCCAGTTATGgaatgatgttttcatctgacaCTTCAGAGGTTGCAGAAAACAACAGTAAGACAAGCAGCTCAGTGGCCTCCGCAGCTGCATCAACCTCGCCCCAGGAGACGGATACCACAACCATTGTAGAATGCAAAGAAGAAAGAGTAGAGAATGGTAACACCAGTGAAACAGACAACGCCCTTTCTGTGCCCTCAGTCAATACTGAAGAAGTTGTTTCAAAGCCTACTCTCTTGCACAAGGTGAAGAAAGAAAATGCAGCTACCAGAAGCGCTTCTCTTCCCAACCTATATGGACTTGTTGTGGATGCAGTTATGGACCACTTCAGCACAGAACCCTTCAAAGACAGTCTGGCCCAATCAGTGAAGAATGAGGTGAGACGCACCCTTTCTATGCCTGACTGTGGATTGCTGAACACTCAAATTGATAATTACTTTGAGAGGAAAATGCTAGAGGATATGCTGAAGGAAGTATCCCGACAGTGCGGAGGAACAAGCTCTAGCACCATGGCGGAAGAGGCTACAGATGAAGAAGAGATCTACAGACTAGAATCTGCTGCAGCACAACTGATACAGAAAGTTTTCCAGGAGGTCAAGACACATTTTGTGTTCAAGATCAAGAAGGGTTCTCCCAAGAGATGTCTATCCCAAAAAGTAAGTCAATATATTAATATGTTGTATGtactgtgtaatgtgtaatgttgtATGCAACATTTATATGTGCTGTGTGATGCCATGACACTTTTCCTACAAGGGAGgtcatgtacactgagtatactaaGAATAAGGTACACCTTCCTAATCTAATATTGAgtggtgtcgaaagcattccacagggatgctggttcatgttgacttcaatgctacccacagttgtgtcaagttggctggatgtccattgggtTGTGGACGATTCTTagaactgttgagcgtgaaaaacctagaagcgttgcagttcttgacacaaaccggtgtgcctggcacctactactataccccgttcaaaggaaattaaatgttttgtcttgcccattcaccatctaAATGGCACATACAATGGTCCCAGTGCTTAAAAatgcttctttaacctgtctcctcctcttcatctacactgatttgaagtggaatTAACAGGAGATAtccataagggatcatagctttcacctggattcacctggtcagtctatatcatagaaagagcaggtgttaatGTATTTGTGTTGATGTTTAATCTGTGTTGATGGTGAACTGATTGATTGTTGATGGGGATGCTTCTATTTGCAACACTAGTATCACTTGTTCAGTGggggaaaaagtacccaattgtcatatttgagtaaaagtaaagataccttaatagaaaatgactcaagtaaaaatgAGTCACCCAGTAAGatactacttaagtaaaagtctaaaattaTTTAGTTTAAAATATTTCTAAGAATCAAAAGTAAAAttataaatcatttcacattccttatattaagcaaaccagacagcacaatttttTTGTAATTTAAATTTTCAgatagccaggagcacactccagcactcagacataatttacaaatgaagcatgtgtatttagtgagtctaccagggatgttctcttgataaatgtgtgaattggactattttcctgtcctgctaagcaatcaaaatgtaatgagtacttttggatgacagagaaaatgtatggagtaaaaagtactttATTTTCatgaggaatgtagtgaagtaaaagtaaaagtagtcaaaatatataatatatgccatttagctgacgcttttatccaaagcgacttacagtcatgtgtgcatacattctacgtatgggtggtcccgggaatcgaacccactaccctggcgttacaagcgccatgctctaccaactgagccacgtaaaatgtaaagtacagatacccaaataAACTActgaagtagtactttaaagtatttttacttaagtactttacaccactgcatttgTTGCATGGCAATAAAGTATTCTGGTTCTATCTCCAAAGGTAAGCCGAACAGCCATCAATGCTGTGAGCAGTCTTCTGGGTGACATGGAGACAACTGTGATGGCCAGTGTTCCATGTTCTTGTACTACTTCCAGAGCAGATATGGAAGGAATGCTCTCTGAGGCAACAGGCGAGCACCCAGCGAAATCAATGGCCTCTGCAAAAGTTGAGTTGATCGCTGATGATTTAGTGGAAGATGCCATCGATATGTGCAGTGAAATGATTTTAGACGACCAGCCACTAGCTCTACTACATGACGATCCTGAAGAAGGTCCATCACATGTTGTTGTTCCTGGACCAATTCAGAGCAGCCTGTCTGGATGTGATGAACGCCACACAAAATCACAGGTCCCTGCAGTAAAGATTGAAGACCATGAGGTAAAGCCAATTTTGATTCAAGACACAGCGCTCATATCTCCAGGTGTGAAGAATACGGATGAAAAAAGAGTCATTAGAGTAAGTTATGTCTTTGACTCATCCCGTAGAAGGAAAGCTCACAAGGCCACCAGAAGCACCTCTTTCCCTAACCTCTATGTCACCCTTGTGGATGGAGTTCTGGACCAAATTAGCACAGAACCTTTCAAAGAAATACTGGCCCAATCTGTGAGGAATGAGGTAAGACGTTCTGTCTCTTTGCCTCAATTTGGATCGGTGAACCTCAAAAGCGAGGACTGCGCGGAGAAAGAAATGATTGAGGATATGTTGAAAAGTGTATCCAAAAAACTCAGTAAAGACCAGGCCTGTCAGCTGACCGAGAAAGCCAGTGAGACCATGAATGCCAATGTAGATGCCATTTCACTTACCCCCAAACTACAGTCTACTGCCAAAGACCTAATCATCAAAGTTCTGGAGCAGGTCAAGACTATAATAATCAATATGATTAGACAAGATTCTCCCAACAGGGCGATTTCCTCCAAGGCAAGTCAGACTGCCATCAATGCTGTCAGCGACATTTTGGGTGCTATGGGAACCTCTCTCATTGCAAGCAACACACCATTTGTTCCTGATGTGGCTGGACTCCAGCCTGACCTAGATGATGTAGCATCTTACTCAACAGAAGCTTTTGAAGCATATCCAGGGATCTGGATGTCATCCCAGAAGATAAAATATATTGCCTCAGGCCTCATGGACACTGTCTGTGATGACCTACTGGATGAGGATGGTTTCCTCAGACGGAGCGCTGGTGCAATATCCTCACAGGAAGACCTTGATCTTCAGAAGGTAATTACTTCAAAACCAGCATCCCCAGTCAATTGCATGCCTGTCAAAAGATGCCTGTCAATGTCCTACCTTGATGCTTTGAAGAATCCTGAAGACATTGAAAATGCTACTCACCTCAGTAGAAGCCTTGACTCTCTTGCCGTAATTGATGTGCCTACTTCAACCTCAAAGGAAGTTTCATACGGCACAGAATTGAAACTGACACAGTTGCAAAAGGATGTCTCTGCATCATCCTCACTTTATGCCATGAGCAACTGTTGGAGCTCATTGGAGTTTACCTCCAGTGGATCTGATATCCCTATCGACGAAGAGGCCCAAAGGATTTCCTACACAGACGAAGAAGACAGTCTGTCCAAATCCCTCTTGACCTCTTCCAAATCAGTCTTCAATGTCTCTGGCCTCGTCCCTACTCCTCCAGAGGGAAAGCCAAAGGTGAGGCTGCCATGGCACCCAGTGCTTCGCTGTAGAAAGGTTCCAGAGCAGCCCCCCAACAAGATGCACATTTACACAGTTCACAGGGATGCTTTTCATTTCCCAACTGAGACAATGCAATCGACCAGTCCATCATCACCCGAGGGAGACTTCTCAACTCCAGAGTCCCAGAGGCCAAGGTAATACTGTCTTTCTCATAGTCCTAATCTGAAAAGCTTTTTAACACCTAGCCCACTGTTGATATTTGAACAGCCTTAAttctaaatgtttttatttttgtagAGCTTTGAGAACTCTGTTATGAAAAGTGCTGCACAAattaaatttattttttattcattaAGAGCGGTGGACAGCTCAGACAAGGAGTCTATCTTTAATATAGACTCATCCAAAAGACTCGTCGCAGAGATAATGCTGTCTGTTCGGGAGGACGTTGTTGAGGCAAAGCAGAGCGAATTGGCAGCAAATCTGGCTGCGCTGTCAATTGACAATGAGATGCTCAACCCTTTGGCTCAGAGTGGGACACCCCGCACTGATTCCTGAACTGCCTCCAACACCACTCCTCACAGCGAGAGTGATAACTGAAGACAGATTCACATGTTTACTTGGACATACATGATAGAAGCATTTGCTTACATTATTTTGAATCACATTGAGCTAATAAAGAATGCATTTATTTTCTAAAAAAGACAAAAGCATTTATTTACACTGTGTAGTTTTTCTTAGATGTTAGTGTTAAGTTAGGAATATTAAATTGAAAGTTAGGAGAGAGTAATTATATATCTTTGCTCTGAATGGTGACATTGTTTAAACAGTCTCACAATTTGACAATAAAATATTAATACACTTTTTTTTTACACTGTGACTTTTATGGTTctaaagggaggagaggacaaaGCTGGATGAATTTAGGAGTCACAAGCGCCCCAGTAATCATTATTAACTTTACATTCCTGACATTTTTCCTGCCTGTAAGCAGTCTCTCTTGACAGCATTGTATGACCTATTGTTCTGTTAACACAGAAACGCTTCACTAATCAGTACAACTTACTCTGCATTCCAGTTATTATACCTCAGATTGTTGAATTTATGCATCAAGAGTGTTGTGGTATTTTATTCACTGTTTATTCTGGCAAGATTTGATCATTATTGCTCAGATTGTCAGAATATTTTAATACTGAATAGCCTCATTAGAATAGAGCTGCAACTATTTGAGTGTAAATCCCAGAATCATAAGGACTACTTTGGCACATATTGAGTCCAGATTGGCCTAAATGCAATGGGTCAGGTGGTATTTTAAGATGGCTATTCACTTATTAGCATGGTTTTCACGTGACACTGTAATcaccaatgatttatatatagGCTACACTAGATGACCAATAAGACATCCCTCAccattgtaaaaaatattttggatGCAATAGAAATGAATTTATTAATGACTACATTTGTTTGTGACACGTTTAtcatattacagacaccttaaccttaatgcatacttttaaattatattatgtgagctaaacataaaaaaacttttttccccTGAAGTATAATTTTTTTTAGAGATGACTGAAATctacatttaattgaaatactgtagaattccattcattcctatggaggaatGCTTCTAccggggagtaccaatatggccgACCAGTGTTTTCAACGCCTCTCAATAGctacatttaattgaaatactgtagaattccattcattcctatggaggaatgcttctactggggagtaccaatatggccgACCA contains these protein-coding regions:
- the LOC118360536 gene encoding uncharacterized protein LOC118360536 translates to MIETKPSVSSRLPAMTKLPFLPGVAFKFYRASLGKKLYQPTSDFNLSDPNCHIMRPTYNSLHDPNLNKYYHQKEMHEKLKKRNFITKEDNVVCSLKEYNTYKHYLDTVKTDHHKTYSKKLKEQILRMVQLQEEGHIPKDVTLADMIEYLLNKGAQNLKHLQSTIGSRDRGQKYGLQTALYDQEREFKEDWVSKERSRLKLIEKDVRHDVNKAKYMKEAKEKRIRKKMCIMEQKQAIRLRIMEEELKNLQEFERLREASIKPNKLLEEIFEKPASAQLALKPAHSKIVKKTVSLSGKSKEKPAMLQRRPGLAPLQRRPCLDGLAPLTGFQEPVLRIFKAIEGQSIPDRAQLKSVILDHLGSKLVRKQLAESIRDEVKLTIPGSTPAAQRALSARIAYDVLKCVSRAANPSNEPACRLRGGNTIKPNAQADDPEPEEWMANGEDINAYVTTLITDVLEEVQEQVIVMIREDSPTQFRVVSAKASQTAIDVVSNVLEDIRHLLNEENIEELALDCDAEEGTSGISNSQPPALKKADPENRPDSCSKLEGVACDLISTAYDSLLFELTFPELQVERDEQPSNSRAIRSDIQISFEEKAPSLTLEILPSEPVNSSLSNSPSYGMMFSSDTSEVAENNSKTSSSVASAAASTSPQETDTTTIVECKEERVENGNTSETDNALSVPSVNTEEVVSKPTLLHKVKKENAATRSASLPNLYGLVVDAVMDHFSTEPFKDSLAQSVKNEVRRTLSMPDCGLLNTQIDNYFERKMLEDMLKEVSRQCGGTSSSTMAEEATDEEEIYRLESAAAQLIQKVFQEVKTHFVFKIKKGSPKRCLSQKVSRTAINAVSSLLGDMETTVMASVPCSCTTSRADMEGMLSEATGEHPAKSMASAKVELIADDLVEDAIDMCSEMILDDQPLALLHDDPEEGPSHVVVPGPIQSSLSGCDERHTKSQVPAVKIEDHEVKPILIQDTALISPGVKNTDEKRVIRVSYVFDSSRRRKAHKATRSTSFPNLYVTLVDGVLDQISTEPFKEILAQSVRNEVRRSVSLPQFGSVNLKSEDCAEKEMIEDMLKSVSKKLSKDQACQLTEKASETMNANVDAISLTPKLQSTAKDLIIKVLEQVKTIIINMIRQDSPNRAISSKASQTAINAVSDILGAMGTSLIASNTPFVPDVAGLQPDLDDVASYSTEAFEAYPGIWMSSQKIKYIASGLMDTVCDDLLDEDGFLRRSAGAISSQEDLDLQKVITSKPASPVNCMPVKRCLSMSYLDALKNPEDIENATHLSRSLDSLAVIDVPTSTSKEVSYGTELKLTQLQKDVSASSSLYAMSNCWSSLEFTSSGSDIPIDEEAQRISYTDEEDSLSKSLLTSSKSVFNVSGLVPTPPEGKPKVRLPWHPVLRCRKVPEQPPNKMHIYTVHRDAFHFPTETMQSTSPSSPEGDFSTPESQRPRAVDSSDKESIFNIDSSKRLVAEIMLSVREDVVEAKQSELAANLAALSIDNEMLNPLAQSGTPRTDS